The Thermotoga neapolitana DSM 4359 sequence GATGTTCTTCACCCCTGCAAAATCGATGGCATTCTTTCCACCAACGGAAGCGTCCACCTGAGCCAGAAGTGTCGTTGGATAGAAAGAAAGTCCCACTCCCCTTTTGAACGTGCTCGCCACAAAGCCGGTGAAGTCGGTGAGAGCACCTCCTCCGACACCCGCTATGGTCTTTCCCCTGGGAAAGTCCATCCTCACAAGTTCGTAGTACGCTCTGGAGACATGCTCCAGCGTCTTCACTTCCTCTCCATCCGGAAAAAGAAGCCGATTCTCTGGAAGGTACCTTCCGTATATCTTCTCCACCCTCTCCGTGGTGAAAACCAGCTCTTCGTTCCTCACCCTCTTGAAACCACCGAGGATGATCTTCACCAGGTGTGGTTTTTCTATCGTTGAGATTTCTTTCTCGTCCAGAGCCTCCAGCACAACGAGTGCGGTTGTTTCCCACTCGTTCAACTTGGAGGTGTCGATCCCTCTAAACTCCGTGTAGAACTGTTTTCTCCTTTCCCAGATCTCTCGTATTCTCTCTTTTCCTTCTCTCAGAAGAGGCCTGTTCTCTGTTGTTACTCTTTCCATCAACACTTCAGGGGGAGCGTAGAGAAAGAGAGTCTTCTCTTTCTTCAAAAGCTCCCTGTTCTCTGGATCGATCACAACACCTCCACCCGTTGCCACGACCACGTTGTCTCTTTCCACAAGTTCCCTAAGAAGTTCTTTCTCTTTCAATCGGAAGTACTCTTCACCGTCTTCTTCGAAAATCCTTCGAACTCTTCTTCCCTCTCTTCTTTCTATCTCTTCGTCCATATCTATGAACTGAAGGTCGAGCACCTCGGAAACCCTTTTACCGATCGTACTCTTTCCAGAACCCATCATCCCAACGAGGAAGATTCTCATTCCCGAACCTCCTTTTCAGGTCGTCGATGTTTCCATCGCCCAGGTGTTCGAGCAAGGCGTC is a genomic window containing:
- the aroB gene encoding bifunctional shikimate kinase AroK/3-dehydroquinate synthase AroB — translated: MRIFLVGMMGSGKSTIGKRVSEVLDLQFIDMDEEIERREGRRVRRIFEEDGEEYFRLKEKELLRELVERDNVVVATGGGVVIDPENRELLKKEKTLFLYAPPEVLMERVTTENRPLLREGKERIREIWERRKQFYTEFRGIDTSKLNEWETTALVVLEALDEKEISTIEKPHLVKIILGGFKRVRNEELVFTTERVEKIYGRYLPENRLLFPDGEEVKTLEHVSRAYYELVRMDFPRGKTIAGVGGGALTDFTGFVASTFKRGVGLSFYPTTLLAQVDASVGGKNAIDFAGVKNIVGTFRMPDYVIIDPVVTLSMDEGRFEEGVVEAFKMALLSGRGLELFDDPEKIERRNLRILSEMVRLSVEEKAKIVMEDPYDKGLRHALNLGHTLGHVYEMLEGVPHGIAVAWGLEKETMYLYRKGIVPKDTFRWIVEKIKEIVPIPVPAVDREKARTLILNDKKIMKGSRVRLPYVREPGKVEFLEVDPLELLEVVD